Below is a genomic region from Burkholderia pyrrocinia.
TCCGACGACGAAGACGCAACCTTCGGGCTCGACACGATCCACCAGCTCGCGCAATACCACGTCGATTTCGCGTTCGTCGGTGCCGGCGGCATCACGCCCGACGGCGAGTGCACCGACTACTCGCGGATCGCGGCCGAGGTGCGCAGCCGGATGATCGCGGCGGCCGGCACGGCAGTCATCGTCGCCGACCATTCGAAATTCGGCCGCGTGACGCCGGTGCGGATCAACGGCGCGTCCGCCGCGCGCTATCTCGTGACCGAACGCGCACCCGACAAGGCCGTGCGCCGCGCGCTGACCGCGCGCGGGATCGAACTGCTGGTGTGCGACTGACGCGCGTCCGACATACAAGGTTCATCGAACCGTCATTCCGCGGGAAGAACCTCCGCCGACACTGACCCATTCATTTCGACCGGCCTCGCGGCCAGGGAGCAACGAATGACCGTCAGCGTGCGCAGCTATCTTTCCCCGACTCTCGTCCTGCTGGCCTTCGACTGGGCCGATGCGCAGTCGCGCAACGATTTCCTCGGCTTTGCGATCCGGCGCACGCCGGGATTCTGGTCGGCCGACGGCAGGACGCGTGCGCCGAACAGCTGGCTGCCGAACCGCCTGACGTTCGACGGCCCGGCCGCCGACACGCAGGGCGATGCGCCGACCGACCAGGCGCCGATCCAGAAATTCATGTGGTGGGATGCGCGCATCGATCCGCAGGACCGCGGCGCGTCGTTCCGCTACGACGTGTATCCGGTCGTCGGCACGCCGGCGAACCTGCAGGTGCTCGACGCGCAAGCCGGCGTGTGCGACGTCGTGCTCCCCGCGCATATCGAGGACGGTATCGGCACGTGGTTCAACCGCGCAGTGGTGAGCTCGCAGGCCTTTGCGAAGCAGGTCGCGGCGCTGGGCCTCGCGCCGAATGCGGCGCCGAGCGACGCGCAGGCACTGAAGCTGCGCACCTGGCTCGCGAACGACATGGAGCAGGTGTTCGCGGAGTTGCTCGACCCTGCGTCGCGCGCGGCATCGGCCGTTTATCACCTGACCGACACGCTGTGGGCGCTGCCTGCGTTCGAAGCGTTCGGGCGCAAGCACGGCGACGCGTCGCTCGCGATCGTCTACGACGCGCACACGACGGCCCGCAAGGGCAAGCCGCCGCTGCCGTCGCCGAACCAGCCGGCCGTCGATGCGCTGCAAGGGCTCGCGACGCTCGCGCCGCGCGACAAGACGCACATCATGCACGACAAGTTCATCGTGACCGACGCGCCGTCGAACCCGGCGCCCGTGCGCGTGCTGACCGGTTCCGCAAACTTCACGACCGAGGGGCTGACGGAGCAGGCGAACGTGCTGCACGCATTCGACTCGTCCGCGCTCGCCGCGCTGTACAACGACCGTGCGCATGCGCTGGCCGGCAATCCGTCGATCGCGGACACGGCGCGCCTGTCGCCGGGCTGGTCGATGCCGATGACGATCGGTAGCGCGCAGGTGCGGCTGGCGTTCTCGCCCGAACCGGCGGGGCAGCGCACCGAGATCGACACGATCGTCGCCGCGATCGCGGCCGCGAAGCACTCGGTGTCGTTCTGCCTGTTCATGCCGACCGACGCGGCCTTGCGCGACGCGTGCTTCGCGGCCGGCGACCGCGGGCTGATGATGTTCGGGCTGGTGAACAAGATCAACATCGGCAGCGCGACGAAGGCCGATGCCGCGCAGCAGGCCGGCCAGCCGCTCGATGCGGCGACGCTCGCGAACCTCGAGCTGTATCACCGCAGCCGCGACAACCACGACGTGATCGACGCCGAGTACTTCTCGCCGGCGACGGTGCCGCAGGGCTTCGAGCCGGAATGGCGGCAGTTTCCGGGCGAACCGGCGCCGGCCTATCCGCCCGTCGTGATCCATCACAAGTTCATCGTGATCGATGCGGAAGGCGCAAATCCGGTCGTCTATACGGGCTCGGCGAACATGAGCCGCAATTCGGAGCAGTACAACGACGAGAACCTGCTCGAGATTCGCGACAAGCGGATCGCGGCGATCTATCTGGCGGAATTCCTGCGGCTCTACGAGCACTATCGCGCACGGGCGCTGGCGATCGGCGCAAAGCAGCACGGCGCCGGCACGGGCACGCATGCGCGGCTCGCGCTCGCGCCCGATTCGAGCTGGGCGAAGAAGTATTACGTGGCGGGAAGCCCGGAAGAGAAGGCGCGGATCGCGCTGGCGTCGACCGCGCCGACGGACTGATACGGGAAGGGCGCGGTTGCTTCGTGCGCCGGGGGGCGCTGCCCGGGAGCCCGGGCAGCCGCCGCTTACGCGGCGACGTAGCGCAGCACGGCGTCGGCGATCGTGTCGCGATGCCGCGCGCGCAGGCGCGGCGCCGACGGGTCGCGGCCGAACGCGGCGCCGAAGGTGTAGCGGTTCGACACGCGGTGGAAGCAGAACGAACTGATCAGCAGGTGCAGGTCGAACGCGTCGATGTCCTTGCGGAACGCGCCGCTTGCCGCGCCGCGCTCGACCAGCTCCTCGAGCGTCTTGATGATGCTGACGTTGCGGTTCTTGAACGACTTGAGCTGTTCGAGATACTTCGCGCCGTGGATGTTCTCGATCGACACGAGGCGGACGAAGTCGCGATGCTTGTCGTGATAGTCGAACGTGAATTCGACGAGGCGGCGCATGCCTTCGCGCGGCTCCATGTCGCCGACGTGCAGCTCCTGCTCGAGCGCGCGGATGTCGCCGTACACCTTCTCCAGCACGGCCTCGTACAGGCCTTCCTTGCTTTCGAAGTAGTAATAGAGCATCCGCTTCGTCGTGTTCGTGCGCTCGGCGATCGCGTCGACGCGCGCACCGGCGAGGCCCATCGCGGAAAATTCCTGCGTGGCGACATCGAGGATGTTGCGCTTGGTTTGCTCGGGATCGTATTTGCGCCGCGCGTCGGACGCAAGCGCGCGGCTTTCGGACGTGGCGGCCTTGCTTCCTGCTTTCATGTGATCTTGTTCTGGCTTTGCGGCGGCTTGGACGAGGCATTCTAGCATGTGGGAAATCCGCGTCCTGCCGACCTTCCGCTCTAATCGGCCGGGCCGTTTCGGCCGTCGCGGCTGCTCAGCGGCGGCAGGACGCGAGCGCGTCGCGGGCCTGGTACGCCGTGTACGTGAGCTGCGCGGCGGCGAGGCCGGCCAGCCCGAACGTGCGCGTGAGCCCGAACGCGGCGAAGCCGTCCGGCACCGGCCGGCCTTCGGCCAGCGCGGCCGCGAGCGCTTCGCCGGCCACCGTGGTCGGCGCCATCCCGTGGCCGCCGAACGCGATCGCGTGCCATACGCCGTCCGCGTCGCGGCCGATCTGCGGCATCTTGTGCCGCGCGTAGCTCATCAGCCCGCCCCACGCGTAGTCGACCTTCACGCCTTCGAGTTGCGGATACACGCGCAGCAGGTCGCGCCGCAGCAGGCGCGCGATCGCGTCGGGGCCGCGGTCGAGCACCGAGATCCGGCCGCCCCACAGGATGCGCGTGTCCTTCAGCGGGCGGTAGTAGTCGAATGCGAAACGCGTGTCGTAGATTGCGTACGGCGCGTCGATCGCGTCCGGCAGGCGCGCGCCGAGCGGTTCGGTCGCGATCACGTAGGTCGCGATCGGCAGCACCGCGCGCTCGATGCGCGGCGACACGCCGCGCGCGTAGCCGCCACCCGCGAACACGACGTCTTTCGCGCGCACCGCGCCCTGCGCCGTGCGCACGACGTATCCGGCGCCTTCGCGCGCGATGCCGAGCGCGGCCGAGCGTTCATAGACGCGCGCACCGCCGCGCGATGCGGCCGCCGCGACGCCGAGCACGTACTTGAGCGGATGGAAGTGGAATGCGTTCGGCTCGAACAGGCCGCCGTAGTAGCGCTGCGTCTTCAGCCGCGCGCGCAGCGCGTCCGTCGACACGGGTTCCCAGTCGACGCCGAGTTCGCGCTTCATCAGCGTGCGCACGCTGTCGAGCCGCGACGGATCGTCGAACCAGTTCGCGAGCATCACGCCCTCGTCGACGATGTCGCAGTCGATGCCGTAGCGTGCGATCCGCGCGCGGATCAGGTCGACCGCATCGACGGTGAGCCGGTACAGCCGGCGCCCTTCGTCGCGGCCGAGCGTGCGCAGCAGGTCGGCGTTGTCGAGGCTGTAGCCGCCGAATACGAAGCCGCCGTTGCGGCCCGATGCGCCGAAGCCGACCCGTTCGCTGTCGAGCACGACGACGTCGTGCACGCCGCGCTCGACGAGGCCGAGCGCCGTGCACAGGCCGGCGAGGCCGCCGCCGACGATGCAGACCTGCGTGTCGATCGTGCCGGTCAGTTGCGGGTAGGGCTGGCGGGTAACGGTGGCTTCGTAGAAGTTCTGCATGCGATTCGATGACTCTTGACGGCGTAAAAACGGACGGTGCGCGTCGATCTTGCCTGAACGCGCGCGCCGCGTCGAATGGGGGTTGTCAGGGCGCCGGCTGCCGCGCGCTCGCGGCGGCCGGCGAGATGCGGGCCGTCAGGCGCCCGGCGTCGGGTTGGCCGGGCGGGCGACGAAGCCCGCGTAGCCGGTTTCGGCCTGCGGTGCCGTTTCGGGTGTCGCGTTGCATTCGATCCACGGCGCGATCTCCATGTCCTCGTAGCGCACCAGGCGGCATTTGCGCACGAGCGCGTAGCCGAGCCAGATCGCGAGGAAGAACGGCAGGCCGATGTAGGTCGCGGCGATGCCGACCCAGTCGATCTTGTCGGCGAGGAACGCCTGGTAGTCCTGGCCGAGCGCGACGACTGCGCACAGCGCGAACGCGAACAGCGGGCCGAACGGGAACCACTTCGACCGGTACGGCAACTGGTCGAGCCGGTAGCCCTGCTTCAGGAAGCCCTTGCGGAACCGGTAGTGGCTGACCGCGATGCCGAGCCACGTGATGAAGCCGGCCATGCCCGACGTGTTCAGCAGCCACAGGTACAC
It encodes:
- a CDS encoding TetR family transcriptional regulator: MKAGSKAATSESRALASDARRKYDPEQTKRNILDVATQEFSAMGLAGARVDAIAERTNTTKRMLYYYFESKEGLYEAVLEKVYGDIRALEQELHVGDMEPREGMRRLVEFTFDYHDKHRDFVRLVSIENIHGAKYLEQLKSFKNRNVSIIKTLEELVERGAASGAFRKDIDAFDLHLLISSFCFHRVSNRYTFGAAFGRDPSAPRLRARHRDTIADAVLRYVAA
- a CDS encoding phospholipase D-like domain-containing protein, which encodes MTVSVRSYLSPTLVLLAFDWADAQSRNDFLGFAIRRTPGFWSADGRTRAPNSWLPNRLTFDGPAADTQGDAPTDQAPIQKFMWWDARIDPQDRGASFRYDVYPVVGTPANLQVLDAQAGVCDVVLPAHIEDGIGTWFNRAVVSSQAFAKQVAALGLAPNAAPSDAQALKLRTWLANDMEQVFAELLDPASRAASAVYHLTDTLWALPAFEAFGRKHGDASLAIVYDAHTTARKGKPPLPSPNQPAVDALQGLATLAPRDKTHIMHDKFIVTDAPSNPAPVRVLTGSANFTTEGLTEQANVLHAFDSSALAALYNDRAHALAGNPSIADTARLSPGWSMPMTIGSAQVRLAFSPEPAGQRTEIDTIVAAIAAAKHSVSFCLFMPTDAALRDACFAAGDRGLMMFGLVNKINIGSATKADAAQQAGQPLDAATLANLELYHRSRDNHDVIDAEYFSPATVPQGFEPEWRQFPGEPAPAYPPVVIHHKFIVIDAEGANPVVYTGSANMSRNSEQYNDENLLEIRDKRIAAIYLAEFLRLYEHYRARALAIGAKQHGAGTGTHARLALAPDSSWAKKYYVAGSPEEKARIALASTAPTD
- a CDS encoding NAD(P)/FAD-dependent oxidoreductase, whose amino-acid sequence is MQNFYEATVTRQPYPQLTGTIDTQVCIVGGGLAGLCTALGLVERGVHDVVVLDSERVGFGASGRNGGFVFGGYSLDNADLLRTLGRDEGRRLYRLTVDAVDLIRARIARYGIDCDIVDEGVMLANWFDDPSRLDSVRTLMKRELGVDWEPVSTDALRARLKTQRYYGGLFEPNAFHFHPLKYVLGVAAAASRGGARVYERSAALGIAREGAGYVVRTAQGAVRAKDVVFAGGGYARGVSPRIERAVLPIATYVIATEPLGARLPDAIDAPYAIYDTRFAFDYYRPLKDTRILWGGRISVLDRGPDAIARLLRRDLLRVYPQLEGVKVDYAWGGLMSYARHKMPQIGRDADGVWHAIAFGGHGMAPTTVAGEALAAALAEGRPVPDGFAAFGLTRTFGLAGLAAAQLTYTAYQARDALASCRR